In Myxococcus stipitatus, the following are encoded in one genomic region:
- a CDS encoding sigma-70 family RNA polymerase sigma factor — translation MQSMTGQRIYPTGAVKKMSGTEHEADVAFAQACAQGDEQALADFESRYTPLLRKALIHRGLELTVVDEALQLLRVKLFLPSGERAPRILDYGGQGSLVSWLRVAALRTALNLMRERKISLDLDDAKLAESSVPQVDADQRFIQENYREDFTASFQEALRALEPRARTLLRLHLVEGMGTAQIARAYQVDRSTVKRWLAQFREQLRLDVRARLAARLGEDSHELTSLLRVLQSQLDLSIRSAMLDVTPG, via the coding sequence ATGCAGTCCATGACGGGACAACGAATATACCCAACGGGGGCGGTCAAGAAGATGAGTGGCACAGAGCATGAGGCGGATGTGGCCTTCGCGCAGGCCTGCGCACAAGGTGATGAACAGGCCCTCGCTGACTTCGAGTCGCGCTACACACCTTTGCTCCGCAAGGCGCTCATCCACCGAGGCCTGGAACTCACCGTGGTGGATGAGGCCCTCCAGCTATTGCGGGTGAAGCTCTTCCTGCCCAGCGGTGAACGGGCTCCCAGAATCTTGGACTACGGGGGACAGGGCTCCCTGGTGTCGTGGCTGCGGGTCGCCGCGCTGCGCACCGCGCTGAACCTGATGCGGGAGCGCAAGATTTCGCTGGATCTGGATGACGCCAAGCTCGCGGAGAGCAGCGTGCCGCAGGTGGACGCGGACCAGCGGTTCATCCAGGAGAACTACCGCGAGGACTTCACGGCGTCCTTCCAGGAGGCCCTGCGGGCGCTGGAGCCGAGGGCGCGCACGCTCTTGCGCCTGCACCTGGTGGAGGGAATGGGGACCGCGCAGATTGCCCGCGCCTATCAGGTGGACCGCTCCACGGTGAAGCGGTGGCTGGCGCAGTTCCGCGAGCAGCTCCGCCTGGACGTGCGCGCGCGGCTGGCGGCCCGGCTGGGCGAGGACAGCCACGAGCTGACGAGCCTGCTCCGCGTGCTCCAGAGTCAACTGGACCTGAGCATCCGCAGCGCGATGCTGGACGTCACGCCCGGTTGA